Proteins encoded together in one Pongo abelii isolate AG06213 chromosome 8, NHGRI_mPonAbe1-v2.0_pri, whole genome shotgun sequence window:
- the MARVELD1 gene encoding MARVEL domain-containing protein 1: MLPPPPRQPPPQARAARGAVRLQRPFLRSPLGVLRLLQLLAGAAFWITIATSKYQGPVHFALFVSVLFWLLTLGLYFLTLLGKHELVPVLGSRWLMVNVAHDVLAAALYGAATGIMSDQMQRHSYCNLKDYPLPCAYHAFLAAAVCGGVCHGLYLLSALYGCGRRCQGKQEVA; the protein is encoded by the coding sequence ATGCTCCCGCCGCCCCCGCGCCAGCCGCCGCCCCAGGCGCGTGCGGCCCGCGGCGCGGTGCGCCTGCAGCGGCCCTTCCTGCGCAGCCCGCTGGGCGTGTTGcggctgctgcagctgctggccgGCGCTGCCTTCTGGATCACTATCGCCACCAGCAAGTACCAGGGCCCCGTGCACTTCGCGCTCTTCGTGTCCGTGCTCTTCTGGCTGCTCACCCTGGGCCTCTACTTCCTCACGCTGCTGGGCAAGCACGAGCTGGTCCCCGTGCTGGGCTCGCGCTGGCTCATGGTCAACGTGGCGCACGATGTGCTGGCGGCCGCACTCTACGGCGCAGCCACCGGCATCATGAGCGACCAGATGCAGCGCCACAGCTACTGCAACCTCAAGGATTACCCGCTGCCCTGCGCCTACCACGCCTTCCTGGCGGCCGCCGTCTGCGGCGGCGTCTGCCACGGCCTCTACCTGCTTTCGGCGCTCTATGGCTGCGGGCGTCGCTGCCAGGGCAAGCAGGAGGTGGCGTGA